From the genome of Syngnathus acus chromosome 24, fSynAcu1.2, whole genome shotgun sequence, one region includes:
- the cep57l1 gene encoding centrosomal protein CEP57L1, whose translation MELSHDKLLDSPSKNSYIGSYYQPPDKILAIPKEAGLTPKRAETRMDGPELQPTIQNSQGVADALKTLQEKIKRLEQERQQAEKSLDARKHEPAATSTSLPVTESENRSELDSKLMSAESRCKMLEKQLDYMRKMVDGARKHKGTPMDNQKQQEKEPSNANNQIQREKLQKLESECLKLSRTQNLSEMKLAVLEQRLLKEEHERKLVQEKAGQLQRELDLNLRLSSPPAIHQTKPKKTPQKPILKSPISNGIQRHKRIPFVAGTSTSPSHSVHANMQSILHMFKHHHPQLCERLSALHCSGGAGARKSLRMDVQLAAQEPEPDPQSLGSLSDLLLALQDELGQMGFEHQELMRQIDATQQMEQRNKLQRELESMVARMDKKGAQIIKLRKHQQTVHKLSQQPRATNKATEPNTVQPSSSFPAPKNYNRHQDRPSSAGQQSLRILRETQKLRNSLKEEDIRWEP comes from the exons ATGGAGTTGAGCCACGACAAG CTTTTAGACTCCCCCTCCAAAAACAGCTACATAGGGAGCTACTACCAACCTCCGGACAAGATACTGGCAATTCCAAAAGAAGCAGGGCTGACCCCCAAAAGGGCAGAGACCCGTATGGACGGTCCTGAGCTCCAACCGACTATACAGAACAGCCAGG GTGTCGCGGACGCACTGAAGACACTTCAGGAAAAAATTAAACGGCTGGAGCAGGAGCGGCAGCAAGCGGAAAAGAGCTTGGATGCGAGGAAGCATGAGCCTGCCGCCACGTCAACGAGCCTGCCGGTGACAGAAAGCGAGAACAGGAGCG AGCTGGACTCCAAGTTGATGTCTGCCGAGTCTCGCTGTAAGATGCTTGAGAAGCAGCTCGACTACATGAGGAAGATGGTGGACGGCGCAAGGAAGCACAAGGGCACTCCGATGGACAATCAG AAGCAACAAGAGAAGGAGCCAAGCAATGCAAACAACCAAATTCAGCGCGAAAAGCTGCAGAAACTTGAATCGGAGTGTCTCAAACTGAGCAGAACGCAAAACTTGTCCGAG ATGAAGCTTGCTGTTCTAGAGCAGAGGCTTCTGAAGGAAGAGCATGAGCGTAAACTTGTGCAAGAGAAAGCAGGCCAG CTGCAGCGAGAGTTGGACCTCAACCTCCGACTATCCTCTCCACCAGCCATCCACCAGACGAAGCCAAAGAAGACTCCCCAAAAGCCCATTCtg AAATCCCCCATATCGAATGGGATACAGAGGCACAAAAGAATTCCATTTGTGGCAGGAACG TCGACCAGCCCGAGCCACTCGGTGCACGCCAACATGCAGAGCATACTACACATGTTCAAGCACCACCATCCTCAGCTGTGCGAGCGATTGAGCGCCCTGCACTGCTCGGGCGGCGCCGGTGCCAGGAAGAGCCTGCGCATGGACGTCCAGCTGGCGGCCCAGGAGCCCGAACCCGACCCCCAGTCGCTGGGCTCGCTGTCCGACCTCCTGCTGGCCCTTCAGGATGAGCTGGGACAGATGGGCTT TGAACATCAAGAGCTAATGCGTCAGATTGACGCCACTCAGCAAATGGAGCAACGGAATAAACTGCAGAGAGAACTGGAAAGTATGGTGGCCAGGATGGACAAAAAAGGAGCGCAGATCATTAAACTGAGAAAACACCAGCAAACG GTCCACAAGTTGAGCCAGCAACCGCGGGCCACCAACAAGGCCACCGAGCCGAACACCGTGCAGCCATCGTCGTCTTTTCCTGCACCGAAGAATTATAATCGTCATCAGGACAGGCCGAGCAGCGCAGGTCAGCAGAGCCTACGCATTCTCAGGGAGACACAGAAGTTGCGCAACAGCCTCAAAGAAGAAGACATCAGATGGGAACCTTGA